A stretch of Nitrospira sp. DNA encodes these proteins:
- a CDS encoding toll/interleukin-1 receptor domain-containing protein: protein MKPRPAIFISHANPEDNDFAIWLGSHLSGAGYEVWADVLKLRGGEDWARKLEKALRERAFKMLLVGTPWGVEKDGVRNEIQIATEVAKKIEDGEFVIPLRLQQFDSPFQIVRAQYIDFMNGWGRGLSELFKTLESYSVPRTPSANSDSLENWRGAFLVKAKAVRDQPEELISNWLAITELPNAIAYFEFLGAGAEERAAALKASSRWPVALHGHGFFSCAKETDFQSEHGCALPISREKEWWFPHFLENGDEMRSIGRREAQNIVTQLIKSALENKLRESKLSRYGFSTGVSGWWVHSGLIPEDKVAFKWNDGPSGRRQLVGDASVGVSKYKWHFGISAKIWIGETPHVKLIPRIILSEDGSTALDDAKRMNRLRRSVTKSWRNPRWRDMLLALLFWLAKGERCIWLETGSESGLSLEVPPMSMTSGVSIFEGEGETTGTEEVEVESDDPAFVEEYEDYEEESPSEGEGDTVIEDKIDPGATGSLSP, encoded by the coding sequence ATGAAACCCAGACCGGCCATTTTTATCAGCCACGCGAATCCCGAGGATAATGACTTCGCGATTTGGCTCGGTTCACACCTGAGCGGCGCAGGATACGAGGTTTGGGCAGATGTCCTGAAACTCCGCGGTGGAGAGGATTGGGCGCGAAAGCTTGAGAAGGCATTGCGAGAGAGAGCTTTCAAGATGCTTCTAGTCGGGACACCGTGGGGTGTTGAGAAAGACGGGGTGCGGAATGAAATCCAGATTGCTACAGAGGTGGCAAAGAAAATAGAAGACGGAGAGTTTGTTATCCCGCTGCGGCTGCAACAATTCGACTCTCCTTTCCAGATTGTACGGGCTCAATACATTGATTTCATGAATGGTTGGGGGCGGGGGCTGAGTGAACTGTTTAAGACCTTGGAGTCTTATAGCGTTCCGCGGACGCCTTCAGCGAATAGTGATAGTCTTGAGAATTGGCGGGGCGCCTTCCTTGTGAAAGCAAAGGCGGTTCGGGACCAGCCCGAGGAGCTGATTTCCAATTGGCTGGCGATTACGGAATTGCCGAACGCGATTGCATATTTTGAGTTTCTGGGCGCGGGGGCGGAGGAGCGAGCCGCAGCTTTGAAGGCAAGTTCGCGGTGGCCTGTCGCACTGCATGGGCATGGTTTTTTCTCCTGCGCGAAAGAGACAGATTTTCAGTCAGAGCACGGATGCGCGTTGCCAATCTCGCGCGAGAAAGAGTGGTGGTTCCCGCACTTCCTTGAGAATGGGGATGAGATGCGGTCCATAGGCAGGAGAGAAGCACAGAACATTGTGACTCAACTGATAAAAAGCGCGCTGGAAAACAAATTACGGGAGAGCAAATTGTCTCGGTACGGCTTTTCCACAGGGGTTTCTGGGTGGTGGGTGCATTCAGGATTAATTCCAGAGGACAAGGTAGCCTTTAAATGGAACGATGGGCCGAGTGGCAGAAGACAGCTCGTAGGGGATGCAAGTGTTGGGGTATCGAAGTACAAATGGCATTTTGGTATCTCAGCGAAGATATGGATTGGCGAGACCCCCCACGTAAAGCTGATTCCCCGAATAATACTGTCCGAGGATGGCAGCACAGCGCTTGACGATGCTAAACGGATGAATCGTCTGCGGCGATCCGTGACAAAATCGTGGCGGAATCCTCGATGGAGGGACATGTTATTAGCACTCTTGTTCTGGCTGGCGAAGGGAGAACGCTGCATCTGGCTGGAGACCGGATCCGAATCAGGATTGTCGTTGGAAGTGCCACCCATGTCGATGACTTCCGGCGTGTCCATCTTCGAGGGAGAGGGAGAGACAACAGGAACAGAAGAGGTGGAAGTCGAGAGTGATGACCCTGCCTTTGTGGAAGAGTACGAGGACTATGAGGAAGAGAGCCCTTCCGAAGGGGAGGGGGATACTGTGATTGAGGACAAAATCGATCCGGGAGCGACCGGGAGTTTGAGTCCATGA